A single region of the Branchiostoma lanceolatum isolate klBraLanc5 chromosome 1, klBraLanc5.hap2, whole genome shotgun sequence genome encodes:
- the LOC136422934 gene encoding fibroblast growth factor receptor homolog 1-like, with the protein MQLPESSLSSSIDMELLKEREVDRGRLQVQQMLGEGAFGHVVKATLTEPDDDNEVVAVKKLKDNEDPNARKALLRETFTMLLCGHHGNVIGLKGICFRDGPLQLVLEYAEHGNLLHLLWTLRTESKLNRTVLVNKRHIFENMMVEVCCGLEHLASRRLVHRDIAARNILICGKGTAKIADFGLARDMYAVGYHRQDRSSDLLPLKWMAPEGLKNEALFTDKSDVWSFGVLLWEVAQLGRTPYPGMEGAGRLYDALQNHFRLPRPLLCTEERYQLMLQCWKFNEKIRPDATTIRKQLEADPNGFFYFNAPMTAVESGVQVTSV; encoded by the exons ATGCAGCTTCCAGAAAGTTCCTTGTCAAGCAGTATCGACATGGAGCTGCTGAAAGAAAGGGAGGTCGACAGGGGCAGGCTGCAGGTCCAACAGATGCTGGGAGAGGGCGCTTTTGGTCATGTAGTCAAGGCAACGCTTACAGAAcctgatgatgacaatgaagTGGTAGCCGTCAAGAAACTGAAAG ACAACGAAGACCCCAACGCCCGTAAAGCCCTCCTGAGGGAAACCTTCACCATGTTGTTATgtggtcaccatggcaacgttATCGGGCTCAAAGGCATCTGTTTCAGAGACG GGCCGCTCCAACTGGTGCTGGAATATGCCGAACACGGGAATCTCCTTCATCTGCTGTGGACGTTACGTACGGAGTCCAAACTCAACAGGACCGTTCTGGTCAACAAACGGCACATCTTCGAGAACATGATGGTGGAAGTGTGCTGCGGCCTGGAGCACCTAGCAAGCAGGAGG CTGGTTCACCGAGACATCGCTGCCCGGAACATCCTGATCTGTGGGAAGGGAACCGCCAAGATCGCGGACTTCGGGCTGGCCCGGGACATGTACGCTGTGGGGTACCATCGGCAGGACAGG AGCAGCGACCTCTTACCGTTGAAGTGGATGGCACCAGAGGGGCTGAAGAACGAGGCTTTGTTCACCGACAAGAGCGACGT TTGGTCTTTTGGGGTCCTGTTGTGGGAAGTGGCGCAGCTCGGTCGCACGCCGTACCCGGGAATGGAAGGTGCCGGAAGACTATATGATGCCCTGCAAAACCACTTTAGACTCCCAAGACCATTACTGTGTACAGAGGAAAG ATACCAGCTGATGCTGCAGTGCTGGAAGTTTAACGAGAAGATCAGGCCGGACGCCACAACTATCAGAAAACAACTAGAGGCAGATCCAAAT GGCTTCTTCTATTTCAATGCACCAATGACAGCGGTGGAGTCAGGGGTACAGGTCACCTCGGTATGA
- the LOC136426508 gene encoding uncharacterized protein, producing MAKSFRCEAIDNTMPIANGLLFIRNESINSYPLVAEDWPWIPFYMYRYQWERNIAVVKYTYVGVNVGQRNSDLNKIKCTVNNGQVFETEVVVKACPIGRFGRFCAERCQCFNGGSCHSFNGACRCAPGWTGRNCTTENPEVLISPSTSDLADLRYGQELQLTCTAYSFQVINITWLFQGDSSINQNLLNVTNYSNSSVLHISSLPEYEGNVTCAAFSTSGDRYHDTVVIRIAEPEAPGSQSQSTLLVISLSAAGLALLLLGAVLSFLIHRHKKKQRVGNIDDPEVFQLGKNLMNDHV from the exons ATGGCTAAGTCCTTCAGATGCGAGGCAATCGACAACACCATGCCCATTGCAAATGGTTTGCTGTTTATAAGGAATGAAAG CATAAACTCGTATCCACTGGTCGCCGAGGACTGGCCATGGATCCCATTCTACATGTACCGGTACCAATGGGAGAGAAATATTGCTGTCGTGAAGTACACGTATGTTGGTGTAAAT GTAGGACAACGGAACTCGGACCTGAATAAAATTAAATGCACAGTTAATAACGGCCAGGTGTTTGAGACTGAAGTCGTAGTGAAAG CCTGCCCGATCGGCCGGTTCGGGCGGTTTTGCGCGGAGCGCTGTCAGTGTTTCAACGGGGGTTCATGTCACAGCTTCAACGGCGCGTGCAGATGCGCCCCTGGCTGGACCGGAAGGAACTGCACCACCG AAAACCCAGAAGTACTCATCAGTCCTTCAACCAGTGACCTGGCAGACTTGCGGTACGGACAGGAACTGCAGCTCACATGTACAGCCTACAGTTTTCAAGTCATCAACATCACATGGCTCTTCCAGGGTGACAGTTCTATCAACCAAAATCTGCTGAATGTAACAAACTATAGCAA CTCCTCTGTTCTACACATCAGCTCACTGCCTGAGTATGAAGGTAACGTGACCTGTGCGGCTTTCAGCACAAGTGGAGACAGATATCACGACACGGTCGTCATAAGAATTGCAG AGCCTGAAGCTCCTGGTTCCCAGTCCCAGTCCACCCTGCTGGTCATCAGTCTATCCGCAGCCGGGTTGGCTCTCCTCCTGCTCGGCGCCGTCTTAAGCTTCCTGATCCACAGACACAAGAAGAAGCAGCGGGTGGGAAACATCGACGATCCTGAAGTATTCCAACTGGGAAAGAATTTGATG AATGACCATGTCTAG
- the LOC136422923 gene encoding tyrosine-protein kinase receptor Tie-1-like, translating to MGISGVLIRAAVIIAICHVATSTARWTWDPTMLRYSLTLPWDDTGVDDSFVKYVVQLWQSQSQSTDMRCIDVHRPPMVQEIPPYVWRQATFIDLQPGTWYCRNCTIVTTNGNRSCGGYGPIKTAPSNAIDSTVRSFSSVSVTNSSITVGWLSFQEQRIQSHLMDDVTLFFYYRLEITPVERETRSSQMLYNETTLHGTFTGLTPGKEYEIKLTAAGDNPAVKGYPYYWRMTTTAIIATDPSPVAKVPIVTTGSTSVTLNLIPPTEGFVDLFQIRATSSHHTSPLVNVPFPNETLKGVTTTLFNLWPETTYNVSVTTVASGRTGQAKVVAFTTEAVLIDAKLVGSVTAVLVVVLIAAAFCIVRIVKRLRYKLDPTQLFREVLEDIVGSEKMEPWLKDRKDLFLEELIGEGEFGHVRRGVLREEGQQAVIVAAKTLRVDRANEMTYRDFAKEASLLVEVNDDGGHVNVVSLIGLVIEGVKKKDPRYILVEYAEPGELLWYLLSIQNNRCHADIPPGLGRQLTEVAIDIARGMLELKRRRITHRDLACRNIVLSSPDGQAGRLVAKISDFGLARDVYVTTQYMRHPLTNLLLPIKWMAIESLIEGVYSCKSDMWGFGVVLWEIATLGGTPYPEVCGYETLVTRLRRGYRLQKPNGCSDELYELMNLCWLDDPDVRPTPDVMEDILGQLLQQNKAFFPDT from the exons ATGGGGATCAGTGGCGTATTGATCAGAGCAGCCGTCATCATAGCGATCTGTCACGTCG CTACATCGACAGCGCGCTGGACCTGGGATCCTACCATGCTTAGGTACAGTCTCACTTTGCCCTGGGACGATACCGGCGTGGACGACTCCTTCGTTAAGTATGTGGTTCAGCTGTGGCAGAGTCAAAGTCAGAGCACGGACATGCGCTG CATTGACGTGCACAGACCGCCAATGGTACAGGAAATCCCGCCATATGTGTGGAGACAGGCCACTTTTATAGATCTACAGCCTGGAACCTGGTACTGCAG GAATTGCACAATTGTGACAACAAATGGCAACAGAAGTTGTGGAGGGTACGGCCCAATAAAAACTGCACCTAGTAATG CTATAGATTCGACGGTTAGGTCCTTTAGCTCCGTGTCAGTCACCAACTCCAGCATCACAGTCGGCTGGCTGTCATTCCAGGAACAGCGGATCCAGAGCCATTTGATGGACGACGTAACTCTATTCTTCTACTACAGG ctggAGATTACACCAGTTGAGAGGGAAACAAGAAGTTCACAGATGCTCTACAACGAGACTACATTACATGGAACTTTTACCGGACTCACTCCCGGAAAGGAATACGAA ATTAAGTTGACAGCAGCTGGAGACAATCCCGCAGTCAAGGGCTATCCTTATTATTGGAGAATGACAACCACCGCCATCATTGCTACTG ATCCTTCTCCTGTAGCAAAAGTGCCCATAGTCACCACTGGTTCGACATCCGTGACTTTGAACCTGATTCCACCGACGGAGGGGTTTGTAGACCTGTTCCAAATACGGGCGACTTCATCACATCACACAAG CCCTCTTGTAAATGTACCATTTCCAAACGAGACGTTAAAAGGTGTCACTACGACTCTGTTTAATCTGTGGCCTGAGACGACCTACAACGTGTCGGTGACGACAGTCGCCAGCGGCAGAACGGGTCAAGCTAAGGTTGTTGCCTTCACGACAG AGGCTGTCCTCATCGATGCAAAGCTCGTTGGCTCAGTCACAGCGGTCCTCGTGGTTGTTCTGATTGCAGCAGCCTTCTGTATTGTGCGGATCGTTAAGAGGCTGAGATACAAGTTAGACCCGACACAGTTATTCAGAGAAGTCCTTGAG GACATCGTTGGGTCTGAGAAGATGGAGCCATGGCTGAAGGACAGAAAGGACCTGTTCTTGGAGGAGCTGATCGGAGAGGGAGAGTTCGGTCACGTGAGGAGGGGCGTGCTGAGGGAAGAAGGACAACAGGCCGTCATTGTAGCTGCCAAGACGCTCAG GGTGGACAGAGCCAACGAGATGACCTACCGGGACTTCGCGAAGGAAGCGAGCCTGTTGGTGGAAGTCAACGATGATGGAGGTCACGTGAACGTCGTCAGTCTGATTGGGCTGGTGATTGAAGGAGtgaaaaagaaag ATCCACGGTACATCCTTGTTGAGTACGCCGAGCCAGGAGAGTTACTCTGGTACCTGCTGAGCATTCAGAACAACCGTTGCCATGCAGACATCCCGCCGGGCCTAGGGCGACAGCTCACCGAGGTGGCCATCGACATCGCCCGGGGGATGCTCGAGCTCAAACGCCGTCGG ATCACCCACCGTGACCTGGCGTGCAGGAACATCGTCTTGTCCTCTCCGGACGGCCAGGCCGGACGGCTGGTCGCCAAAATCTCCGACTTCGGACTGGCCCGTGACGTGTACGTGACGACACAGTACATGAGACACCCTCTG ACCAACCTACTGCTGCCTATCAAGTGGATGGCGATAGAGTCTCTGATCGAGGGTGTTTACAGCTGTAAGAGCGACATGTGGGGGTTCGGAGTCGTGCTGTGGGAGATAGCGACTTTGG GAGGGACCCCTTACCCCGAGGTTTGTGGGTACGAGACTCTGGTGACGAGGCTGCGACGAGGGTACCGGCTGCAGAAACCGAACGGGTGTTCGGACGAGCT GTACGAACTGATGAACCTCTGCTGGCTGGATGACCCGGATGTAAGGCCCACCCCTGACGTCATGGAGGACATATTGGGGCAACTGCTGCAACAGAACAAG GCTTTCTTTCCCGACACCTAG